The following nucleotide sequence is from Deltaproteobacteria bacterium.
CGCGCCTCGAGCACCAGGACGCGCTCGACGCGCTGCTCGCGGCGCGCTGCCGCGACTTCGCGCGCGACGACCTGCTGCTGCGGCTGATCGCGGCCGACGTGCTCGCGGCCCCGATCCACGACATCCCCGAGGTCGCGGGCGATCCGCAGGTGCGGCACAACGACATGATCGTCGCAACCGAGCACGCGACGCTCGGCCGGCTCGAGGTGACGGGGGTTCCCGTGAAGCTCCGCGGCACGCCGGGAAGCGTCCGGCTCGCGCCGCCGGTCCACGGCCAGCACACGGTCGCGCTCCTCGCCGAGCTCGGGTTCGGGGCCGACGAAGTCGCGGCGCTCCGCCGCGCGCGCACGATCGGCGTCGCGGAGTAGGCGAGGACGCCGCGATGGCGGTCGCGCGCGACCGCGTCAGTCGTCCGCGGGGAGGAGCGGCAGCCGCAAGCGGAAGGTGGTGCCGACGCCCGGCGCGCTCTCGCCCTCGAAGAAGCCGTGGTGGGCGGCGACGGCGTTGTAGACGATGCGGGTTCCGAGCCCGGTGCCGCCGGGCTTCGTGCTCTTCGGCTCGCCGCGCAGGATGCGCGCCAGCACCTCGGGCGCCATGCCGCGGCCGGTGTCGGCGACCGTGATCTCGACGCAACGGCCGCCCGGCAGGCGCGGCTCGGGACGGACGCCGAGGCGCACCGTCACCGTGCCGTGCGGCGGGGTCTCGGGGATGGCGTTGTCGACCAGGTTGTAGACGGCGCGCTCGACCTGGAAGCGGTCGACGCGACAGCTCGGGACGGGCTCGATCTCGCCGACGAGCCGCACGGCGTGACGGCGCGCCACGCGCGCGAGGTCCTCGATCTGGGCGGCGAGCAGCGACGCGAGGTCGTGCGGCTCGAGCTCGGGCGGCGTGACCGTCCCCTTGAGGGCGTCGGCGATGAGCTTGGTGTAGTCCTGCACCGCCTGCACCTGGTCCATGACGATGTCGAAGGTCTCGCCGTAGGACCGGCGCACGAGCGCCGCCAGGGGCGGCGGCTCGGCGCGCGGGTCGAGCGCGGCGAACATCGCGTCGAGGTCGGCGCGCAGCGCCTGCACGCCGGTGACGATCGGGGCGACCTTGTTCTTGATGTCGTGGCTCAGGTCGCCGACGGCGTGGGCGATCGCGGCGGCCTGCGCCTCGCGCGCGAGCTCGGCCGTCTCGATCGCCGCGGCGGCGACCGAGGCGACGATCTCGAGCACCTCGAGGTCGTCGCCGTCGAAGTCGCCGTGCTGTTTGTTCAAGACCTGGAGGACACCGACGGGATTTCCGGCCTGGTACCGCAGCGGCACGGTGAGGATGGTCTCGCTCGGGAAGCCGATGCGGCGCCCGACCTCGCGGTCGTGCTCGGCGGCTTCGTCGGGCCGGTTCGTGATCTGCGACCGCCCGGACCGGAAGACCGCGCCGGCGAGGCCGGTCGAGGCCGGGATGCTCTGGCCCGTGAGCTCACGCGCCTTGGCGCCGACCACGTAGCGGAAGACGAGCGAGTCGTCCGCCGGCCGGTGCAGGAAGATGGTTCCGGCGACGGCGCCGACCGCCTCCAGCGAGACGGCGAGGATGTCGCGCAGGCGGTCCTCGAGGTCGAGCGAGGAGGAGAGGAGCCGGCTGATGGAATGGACGGCGGCGATCTGGCGGTTCCGCGCCGCGAGGGTGGCGCGGAGCGCGGCGGCGTCGCGGTCGGCGCTCATCGCGACCATCCTCCGAGATGCGGCGGCGCGCGTCCAGTCCCGGCAGGAGGTCGGGCGCTGCGGTCATGCCGGCGTCGGCCGCGTCGGCGGGAGCGG
It contains:
- a CDS encoding GAF domain-containing sensor histidine kinase, whose amino-acid sequence is MSADRDAAALRATLAARNRQIAAVHSISRLLSSSLDLEDRLRDILAVSLEAVGAVAGTIFLHRPADDSLVFRYVVGAKARELTGQSIPASTGLAGAVFRSGRSQITNRPDEAAEHDREVGRRIGFPSETILTVPLRYQAGNPVGVLQVLNKQHGDFDGDDLEVLEIVASVAAAAIETAELAREAQAAAIAHAVGDLSHDIKNKVAPIVTGVQALRADLDAMFAALDPRAEPPPLAALVRRSYGETFDIVMDQVQAVQDYTKLIADALKGTVTPPELEPHDLASLLAAQIEDLARVARRHAVRLVGEIEPVPSCRVDRFQVERAVYNLVDNAIPETPPHGTVTVRLGVRPEPRLPGGRCVEITVADTGRGMAPEVLARILRGEPKSTKPGGTGLGTRIVYNAVAAHHGFFEGESAPGVGTTFRLRLPLLPADD